The following are encoded in a window of Amycolatopsis lexingtonensis genomic DNA:
- a CDS encoding VC0807 family protein has product MNEAGIQRTQAGTQSHAEPRNPRLALFASAAFDLIVPLAVYYILRQNGVPLLTAAIIGGIVPVVRTVYVFARYRKIDGLGLFMVTMMVIGTAVSLISGDARFFFAKDGWLTAMFGIWMLITLFFEKPFFLHAGVSIARTKRGGAGAEVWERRWDTEPKMRHGLRLLTVVFGVGMIVDAVVRVVLAYSLPLDDINLVTTVQWIVVLGGLIGFMAYYTRKHDLRA; this is encoded by the coding sequence ATGAACGAAGCCGGCATCCAGCGCACCCAAGCGGGCACGCAGTCCCACGCGGAACCCCGGAACCCGCGGCTGGCGCTGTTCGCTTCCGCCGCATTCGACCTGATCGTCCCCCTCGCCGTCTACTACATCCTGCGCCAGAACGGTGTCCCGCTGTTGACCGCGGCGATCATCGGTGGCATCGTCCCGGTGGTCCGCACCGTGTACGTCTTCGCCCGGTACCGCAAGATCGACGGGCTCGGCCTCTTCATGGTGACGATGATGGTCATCGGCACCGCGGTTTCCCTGATTTCCGGCGACGCCCGGTTCTTCTTCGCCAAGGACGGCTGGCTCACCGCCATGTTCGGCATCTGGATGCTGATCACGCTGTTCTTCGAAAAGCCGTTCTTCCTGCACGCCGGGGTCAGCATCGCCCGCACCAAGCGGGGCGGCGCCGGCGCGGAGGTCTGGGAGCGCCGCTGGGACACCGAGCCCAAGATGCGCCACGGGCTGCGCCTGCTGACGGTGGTCTTCGGCGTCGGCATGATCGTCGACGCGGTCGTCCGCGTCGTGCTCGCCTACTCCCTGCCGCTCGACGACATCAACCTGGTGACGACCGTGCAGTGGATCGTGGTCCTCGGCGGGCTCATCGGCTTCATGGCCTACTACACCCGCAAGCACGACCTGCGTGCCTGA
- a CDS encoding sensor histidine kinase: MSTIPQRSASAVRRGFAGMARLLVFVLFAAAQVCVLTLPAVIWLPEYVAAAGLTVVVAIPACRVLPALSRKSAPALYGRAIESPYLPLPALERTENGWYWNGYDFHKSRWISLAQRRGRWFFTDPATWRDLCWLVVNPLTGGLLAALPVALAAFGAFLLVSPLTAPHLATGEWYFPLPMDTPAGVAGTAVAGLALLVLGLVAAPGAVSLHEAWTRWLLAPDERALLARRVERLFATRAAAIDAQAAELRRIERDLHDGAQARLIAIGMSLSTAEMLLDTDLDEVRRQLAGARDLSAAALRELRGLVHGIQPPMLADRGLGAALEDLVMDAPVPTDVEVGLVGRPDAALESAVYFSVAELLANAAKHAAAKRVRVGVTYRPGALKVVVADDGKGGADFSRGSGLLGVQRRVAAFDGVVEIDSPAGGPTEITILIPCVLPSAH; this comes from the coding sequence ATGTCGACGATTCCCCAGCGGAGCGCGTCGGCCGTCCGGCGCGGCTTCGCCGGAATGGCGCGGCTGCTCGTTTTCGTGCTGTTCGCGGCCGCGCAGGTGTGCGTTCTCACGTTGCCCGCGGTGATCTGGCTGCCGGAATACGTCGCCGCGGCGGGGCTGACCGTGGTGGTCGCCATTCCCGCGTGCCGGGTGCTGCCCGCCCTTTCCCGGAAAAGCGCGCCGGCGCTCTACGGCCGCGCGATCGAATCGCCGTACCTCCCGTTGCCGGCGCTGGAACGCACCGAAAACGGCTGGTACTGGAACGGCTACGACTTCCACAAGTCCCGCTGGATCTCCCTGGCCCAGCGCCGCGGCCGCTGGTTCTTCACCGACCCGGCCACCTGGCGCGACCTGTGCTGGCTGGTGGTCAACCCGCTGACCGGCGGGCTGCTGGCGGCCCTGCCGGTCGCGCTCGCCGCGTTCGGGGCGTTCCTGCTGGTCTCGCCGCTGACCGCGCCCCACCTGGCGACCGGCGAGTGGTACTTCCCGCTGCCGATGGACACCCCGGCCGGGGTCGCCGGAACCGCCGTCGCCGGGCTCGCGCTGCTGGTGCTGGGCCTGGTGGCCGCGCCCGGCGCGGTCAGCCTGCACGAGGCCTGGACGAGGTGGCTGCTGGCGCCCGACGAGCGCGCGCTGCTGGCCCGGCGGGTCGAGCGGCTGTTCGCGACGCGGGCCGCGGCCATCGACGCGCAGGCCGCGGAGCTGCGGCGGATCGAGCGCGACCTGCACGACGGCGCCCAGGCGCGGCTGATCGCGATCGGCATGTCGCTCAGCACCGCCGAGATGCTGCTCGACACCGACCTCGACGAGGTCCGCCGCCAGCTGGCGGGCGCGCGGGACCTGTCCGCGGCCGCCCTGCGCGAGCTGCGCGGGCTGGTGCACGGCATCCAGCCGCCGATGCTCGCCGACCGCGGGCTCGGCGCGGCCCTTGAGGACCTCGTGATGGACGCGCCGGTGCCCACCGACGTCGAGGTCGGCCTGGTCGGCCGGCCGGACGCGGCTTTGGAGTCGGCGGTCTACTTCTCCGTCGCCGAGCTGCTGGCCAACGCGGCCAAGCACGCGGCGGCCAAGCGCGTGCGGGTCGGCGTCACCTACCGGCCGGGCGCGCTGAAGGTCGTCGTCGCCGACGACGGCAAGGGCGGGGCCGACTTCAGCCGCGGCAGCGGGCTCCTCGGGGTCCAGCGGCGGGTCGCGGCGTTCGACGGCGTCGTCGAAATCGACAGCCCGGCCGGCGGCCCGACCGAAATCACCATCCTCATTCCGTGCGTCCTGCCATCAGCTCACTAG
- a CDS encoding beta-glucosidase family protein — translation MAVVVAGVLLTSGLAAAGAAADPAAKFSPRVRDIVGELTLDEKLSLVHGGTDPNSVGEAGYVPGVPRLGIPSLRLADGSAGVRVDKPSVVMPAPVSLASSFDESLATRYGAGVGREARALGTDALLSPMVNTIRIPYGGRNFETFSEDPLLTSRIAAAEVKGIAGQGTIPVVKHLAGNNQENDRQTINVQMDDQTLHEVELPGFEAAVKAGAGAVMCSYNNFNGPSACANGDLLTGILREQLAFKGWVMSDWRMSLTPESLPKGLDQEMPDGTYFGDQLKTAISEGKIPQSALDTAVARILGQMDRFHLLDNPARPSRDLAGLTATAQDVAQAGAVLLRNEKAALPLSTTRSGSVAVIGYNAKTPKLNGGGSSHVLPSATPASPLDVIKQRAGSATTYTPGYDPAGEAVPADALSPAYTQGGGLPAGSEGVFYNGTITAPTEGDYSIQLQATGGGGFLQVDGVASGLFGDSIATGYTGITVHLTAGQHSLLLYGFADFVKPLQVNLHWLTPAAAQTKIAEAVAAAKAATTPIVFAYDDSSEGLDRPDLSLPGYQDELIDAVATANPRTVVVLNTASAVKMPWLAKTAAVLEMWYPGQKGAEATTALLYGDANPQGKLTQTFPVDEAHTLVSGGAGLYPGQDGQVKYTEGVDIGYRWYADKKMTPLFPFGYGLSYTSFAYSGLTATNASDGGLDVRVTVRNTGTRTGTEVAQVFLGPSPLVTAPQAPTALGGYAKVTLTAGAYRTLTIHVDPRQLSYWDSAAKAWKRGGGTRSVKAGSSSASLPLSTQVAVN, via the coding sequence GTGGCGGTCGTCGTGGCCGGCGTGCTCCTCACGTCCGGCCTGGCGGCGGCCGGTGCCGCGGCCGACCCGGCCGCGAAGTTTTCGCCGCGGGTGCGCGACATCGTCGGCGAACTGACGCTCGACGAGAAGCTTTCCCTGGTGCACGGCGGTACCGACCCGAACAGCGTCGGCGAAGCCGGGTACGTGCCGGGCGTGCCGCGCCTCGGCATCCCGTCGCTGCGGCTGGCGGACGGCTCGGCCGGGGTGCGCGTCGACAAGCCGTCGGTCGTGATGCCGGCGCCGGTTTCGCTCGCGTCCAGTTTCGACGAATCGCTCGCGACGCGGTACGGCGCCGGCGTCGGCCGCGAAGCCCGGGCGCTGGGCACCGACGCGCTGCTGTCCCCGATGGTCAACACCATCCGGATCCCCTACGGCGGGCGCAACTTCGAGACCTTCAGCGAGGACCCGCTGCTGACGTCGCGGATCGCCGCCGCGGAGGTCAAGGGCATCGCGGGCCAGGGCACCATCCCGGTGGTCAAGCACCTCGCCGGCAACAACCAGGAGAACGACCGGCAGACGATCAACGTCCAGATGGACGACCAGACGCTGCACGAGGTCGAGCTGCCCGGGTTCGAGGCGGCGGTGAAGGCCGGCGCCGGCGCGGTGATGTGCTCGTACAACAACTTCAACGGGCCGTCCGCGTGCGCGAACGGCGACCTGCTGACCGGGATCCTGCGGGAGCAGCTGGCGTTCAAGGGCTGGGTGATGTCGGACTGGCGGATGTCGCTGACGCCCGAGTCCCTGCCCAAGGGCCTGGACCAGGAGATGCCGGACGGTACGTACTTCGGCGACCAGCTCAAGACCGCGATCAGCGAAGGAAAGATCCCGCAGTCCGCTTTGGACACCGCGGTGGCGCGCATCCTCGGGCAGATGGACCGGTTCCACCTGCTCGACAACCCGGCGCGCCCGTCGCGCGACCTGGCCGGGCTGACGGCGACCGCGCAGGACGTCGCCCAGGCGGGCGCGGTCCTGCTACGGAACGAAAAGGCGGCCCTGCCGCTGAGCACCACGCGCTCGGGCAGCGTCGCGGTGATCGGCTACAACGCGAAGACGCCGAAGCTCAACGGCGGCGGCAGCTCCCACGTGCTCCCGTCGGCCACGCCGGCCAGCCCGCTGGACGTGATCAAGCAGCGCGCGGGCAGCGCGACGACGTACACCCCGGGCTACGACCCGGCGGGCGAGGCCGTCCCGGCGGACGCGCTGTCCCCGGCGTACACCCAGGGCGGCGGGCTGCCCGCCGGCTCGGAAGGCGTGTTCTACAACGGCACGATCACCGCGCCGACCGAAGGCGACTACAGCATCCAGCTGCAGGCCACCGGCGGTGGCGGCTTCCTCCAGGTCGACGGCGTCGCGAGCGGCCTGTTCGGCGATTCGATCGCGACCGGCTACACCGGCATCACCGTGCACCTCACCGCGGGCCAGCACTCGCTGCTGCTCTACGGTTTCGCGGACTTCGTCAAGCCGCTGCAGGTGAACCTGCACTGGCTCACCCCGGCCGCGGCCCAGACCAAGATCGCCGAGGCGGTGGCGGCGGCCAAGGCGGCCACCACGCCGATCGTGTTCGCCTACGACGACAGCTCCGAAGGCCTCGACCGGCCCGACCTCTCGCTGCCGGGCTACCAGGACGAGCTGATCGACGCGGTCGCCACGGCCAACCCGCGCACGGTGGTGGTGCTGAACACGGCGTCCGCGGTGAAGATGCCGTGGCTCGCGAAGACGGCCGCGGTGCTGGAGATGTGGTACCCGGGCCAGAAGGGCGCCGAAGCGACGACGGCGCTGCTCTACGGCGACGCCAACCCGCAGGGCAAGCTGACCCAGACGTTCCCGGTGGACGAGGCCCACACGCTCGTCAGCGGCGGCGCGGGCCTGTACCCGGGCCAGGACGGCCAGGTGAAGTACACCGAGGGCGTCGACATCGGCTACCGCTGGTACGCGGACAAGAAGATGACCCCGCTCTTCCCGTTCGGCTACGGGCTTTCGTACACGTCGTTCGCCTACAGCGGCCTGACGGCCACCAACGCGTCGGACGGCGGTCTGGACGTGCGGGTGACGGTGCGGAACACGGGAACCCGGACGGGCACCGAGGTGGCGCAGGTGTTCCTCGGCCCGAGCCCGCTGGTGACGGCCCCGCAGGCGCCGACGGCGCTGGGCGGGTACGCGAAGGTGACGTTGACGGCGGGGGCGTACCGGACGCTGACGATCCACGTGGACCCGCGCCAGCTGAGCTACTGGGACTCGGCGGCGAAGGCGTGGAAGCGCGGCGGTGGGACGCGGTCGGTGAAGGCGGGCTCGTCTTCGGCTTCGCTGCCGCTGAGCACTCAGGTCGCGGTGAACTGA
- a CDS encoding cytochrome P450 → MPVQTAEDMTTQMRVLWTLGELGDPLALLLRGPEDPYPLYEKIRAKGPLHRSELGAWTTVDHATATKVLRDRRFGVLKSDGKPISPVITTFDNSMLGADGADHARLRKLATPFLSPKAILGFRDRLTAICHELLDRVDTSREFDLMASFADLIPVTVVAAIFDIPEPFLSRYLEHGPKFGTIFDEITSAEHIASVQRSLDELDALFTELMEMRLAHPGDDAVSKLLTARAEDRLTTHELVSMCQLLTLAGAESTVNLIGVGVKTMLERRDQWDKLVADPELAPQAAQESLRFEAPVQQSSRVSTVDVEIGDTVIPADTAVVVLTAGCNRDPAVWASPDVFDITRPTTPDNLSFSGGSHYCLGAPLARLEADVAFRVLATRLPELRQTGPADRRRSAIIRGLRHLPVTNG, encoded by the coding sequence ATGCCGGTCCAGACGGCCGAGGACATGACCACCCAGATGCGGGTGCTGTGGACCCTCGGCGAACTCGGCGATCCCCTGGCGCTGCTGCTGCGCGGCCCGGAGGATCCCTACCCGCTCTACGAAAAGATCCGCGCGAAGGGGCCGCTGCACCGCAGCGAACTCGGCGCCTGGACGACGGTCGACCACGCGACGGCCACGAAGGTGCTGCGCGACCGGCGGTTCGGGGTGCTCAAGTCCGACGGCAAGCCGATCAGCCCGGTGATCACGACGTTCGACAACTCGATGCTGGGCGCCGACGGCGCCGACCACGCGCGGCTGCGCAAGCTGGCCACGCCGTTCCTGAGCCCCAAGGCGATCCTCGGCTTCCGCGACCGCCTGACGGCGATCTGCCACGAGCTGCTGGACCGGGTGGACACGAGCCGGGAGTTCGACCTCATGGCGTCGTTCGCCGACCTCATCCCGGTGACGGTCGTGGCGGCCATCTTCGACATCCCCGAGCCGTTCCTGAGCCGCTACCTCGAGCACGGCCCGAAGTTCGGCACGATCTTCGACGAGATCACGTCGGCGGAGCACATCGCGAGCGTGCAGCGGTCGCTGGACGAGCTGGACGCGCTGTTCACCGAGCTGATGGAAATGCGCCTGGCCCACCCGGGCGACGACGCGGTCAGCAAGCTCCTCACCGCCCGCGCCGAGGACCGGCTCACGACGCACGAACTGGTGTCGATGTGCCAGCTGCTGACGCTCGCGGGCGCGGAGTCGACGGTGAACCTGATCGGCGTCGGCGTCAAGACGATGCTGGAACGCCGTGACCAGTGGGACAAGCTGGTGGCGGACCCCGAGCTGGCCCCGCAGGCGGCGCAGGAGTCGCTGCGGTTCGAGGCGCCGGTCCAGCAGTCCAGCCGGGTGTCCACAGTGGACGTCGAGATCGGGGACACGGTGATCCCGGCCGACACGGCGGTGGTGGTCCTGACGGCGGGCTGCAACCGCGACCCGGCCGTGTGGGCTTCCCCGGACGTCTTCGACATCACCCGCCCGACCACCCCGGACAACCTGTCCTTCTCGGGCGGCTCCCACTACTGCCTGGGCGCGCCGCTGGCCCGCCTGGAGGCGGACGTGGCGTTCCGGGTCCTGGCCACGCGCTTGCCGGAACTGCGCCAGACGGGCCCGGCCGACCGCCGGCGCTCGGCGATCATCCGAGGCCTCCGCCACCTACCGGTGACGAACGGCTGA
- a CDS encoding non-ribosomal peptide synthetase: MTTSFNPEPRPFERAETMHGLFEWCAERWPGRTALHHQGRDISYRELAETADAYAAELQARGVERGSIVPVLLPRSPELFATLLAVLKCGAAYAALDLRWPRTRLAELIEHLGGPVVAAERGTEWPSAWAPPSQPILGARPAAVEVGADDACAVFFTSGTTGTPKGVVTAHRGNVRLFDDWLFTPLDSGAVMPQALAATWDAFGLDSWGVLFNGGTLVLLEDTLELATKLRDLVAIHGVTTIFPPTAVFHSMVDNDLDAFAGLRAVGTGGEKLSARHAARFLEAYPDIPLYNMYGPVESSVAATCHRVRPEDRTEVPLGVPFPNTQAYILDGDRRCDVGESGEICLGGKGLALGYFEDTELTARKFVEIALPSGPERVYRTGDLGRWTADGLLRFEGRADRQVKIRGHRIELDDVEHNAGRVPGVGACAVVPVTGADGAYEDLCLFYTGSGDDTPGEEELRTRLAERLPGYLVPALVQRLERLPVLEDRKLDRRALAELAASRRAESGAPVAEDLSDTEATVARILREIIGVPTIATDVSFFRQGGNSLSAAQLCSRISRDLGVKLRISQVFEAPTVRGVAGLITAGKP; the protein is encoded by the coding sequence ATGACGACGTCCTTCAACCCGGAGCCCCGGCCGTTCGAGCGGGCCGAGACCATGCACGGCCTGTTCGAGTGGTGCGCCGAGCGCTGGCCGGGCCGCACCGCGCTGCACCACCAGGGCCGGGACATCTCTTATCGCGAGCTGGCGGAGACGGCCGACGCGTACGCGGCCGAACTGCAGGCGCGCGGTGTCGAGCGCGGCTCGATCGTGCCGGTGCTGCTGCCCCGCTCCCCCGAGCTGTTCGCGACGCTGCTGGCCGTGCTCAAGTGCGGCGCCGCCTACGCCGCGCTGGACCTGCGCTGGCCGCGGACCCGGCTCGCCGAGCTGATCGAGCACCTCGGCGGTCCGGTGGTCGCCGCCGAGCGCGGGACCGAGTGGCCGTCGGCGTGGGCGCCGCCATCGCAGCCGATTCTCGGCGCCCGCCCGGCCGCGGTCGAGGTTGGCGCCGACGACGCCTGCGCCGTGTTCTTCACCTCGGGGACCACCGGGACGCCGAAGGGCGTGGTGACCGCGCACCGCGGCAACGTGCGGCTCTTCGACGACTGGCTCTTCACCCCGTTGGACTCCGGCGCCGTGATGCCGCAGGCGCTCGCGGCGACGTGGGACGCCTTCGGCCTGGACTCCTGGGGCGTGCTGTTCAACGGCGGCACCCTGGTGCTGCTGGAAGACACCCTGGAACTGGCGACGAAGCTGCGTGACCTGGTCGCGATCCACGGCGTCACCACGATCTTCCCGCCCACCGCGGTGTTCCACAGCATGGTCGACAACGACCTCGACGCCTTCGCCGGCCTGCGGGCCGTGGGGACCGGCGGCGAGAAGCTCTCGGCCCGGCACGCGGCCCGGTTCCTCGAGGCGTACCCGGACATCCCGCTGTACAACATGTACGGCCCGGTCGAGTCGAGCGTGGCGGCCACGTGTCACCGCGTCCGGCCCGAGGACCGCACCGAGGTGCCGCTCGGCGTCCCGTTCCCCAACACCCAGGCGTACATCCTCGACGGCGACCGCCGGTGCGACGTCGGCGAGAGCGGCGAGATCTGCTTGGGTGGCAAGGGGTTGGCGCTCGGGTACTTCGAGGACACCGAACTGACCGCGCGGAAGTTCGTCGAGATCGCCCTGCCGTCCGGGCCGGAACGCGTCTACCGCACCGGTGACCTCGGCCGCTGGACCGCCGACGGGCTGCTGCGCTTCGAAGGCCGCGCGGACCGCCAGGTCAAGATCCGCGGGCACCGCATCGAACTCGACGACGTCGAGCACAACGCCGGCCGCGTGCCGGGGGTCGGCGCCTGCGCGGTGGTGCCGGTGACCGGCGCGGACGGCGCGTACGAGGACCTGTGCCTGTTCTACACCGGTTCCGGCGACGACACGCCGGGAGAGGAAGAGCTGCGGACCCGGCTGGCCGAGCGGCTGCCGGGGTACCTGGTGCCCGCCCTCGTGCAGCGCCTGGAGCGGCTGCCCGTGCTGGAGGACCGGAAGCTGGACCGCCGCGCGCTGGCCGAGCTGGCGGCGAGCCGCAGGGCCGAATCGGGGGCACCGGTGGCGGAAGACCTTTCGGACACCGAAGCCACGGTCGCGCGGATCCTGCGCGAAATCATCGGCGTGCCCACGATCGCCACCGACGTCTCGTTCTTCCGGCAGGGCGGCAACTCGCTGTCCGCCGCCCAGCTGTGCTCCCGGATCAGCCGGGACCTCGGCGTCAAGCTGCGGATCTCCCAGGTGTTCGAGGCGCCGACCGTGCGGGGCGTGGCCGGGCTGATCACCGCCGGAAAGCCGTAG
- a CDS encoding condensation domain-containing protein, with amino-acid sequence MPTTEGTRIPATRKEEGLWLLERLVPGEGVNNVPGVALRVAGRLDRAVLQEAVARIVRRYDALRTVFHADDTKLTKEVLPAIPLRLEGEDSTDVDAGLRELITRPFALDGSPLLRVGLYHGPEHDSVGVAVHHLIFDGTSMSIFLEELAAAYDAVLAGDLPDASEPVPLWPESEPKPASLAFWREHLRDFDASGLELWCGGQESAQPTLRGEQLVRAFSPAAKDVVTALQKDLKAPDVVLLLAAYYLLLHAHGAGPDLAVGFPVNVRSQQAQRAIGYHVNIVPLRVRIDPAETFRAFSRRVRDLFFEAIAHADVPMDVLLPEVERADSSWRTTMFRHVFNYLPFGGRAATSIGGAPAEVAEIDPGHSKFDLEFVILPSADESRVKAVYGAEVLGGDDVALLLERYDALLVAAASAPDRPLGELDAWGATDRRVLDAVAKPASPDTALTAIARQVRENPGAPALVTDEGTTSYRELWRAASAVTTLLADAGTGAGDQVAVVAPRGPGLAAAVLGGWLAGATVTTVDPGQDNVAEAVSTAKLVLGAAETAPHASIPWRPISYAVTVAVEPDAAGVAPDTPALIGVTHRELAASARHSAALVPPGRPVLWLTSPAAGAAVAELLLALTTGAPLVVAPDAARTDGRLLAELLTRHDVGVVHATPAVWSRVVEHLGEAVGGRTALIGAEPAPAPLVRTLRALGADVHTVFSGAGRWVLGDGMPVAGLEADVVAPDGRQLPLGVRGELRLDGIDTGVLAHWRTDGSLHVHGPRERQLSLGGTRVDLATVEDALTAYTDVVAAAVTARVTDGGTELVAVVQAPDKPQLAADLARHAETALPPRARPAWYLRVDALPETAVHTVDRAAVAELAATAGPAAEVPAEAVTDPTTTAVMALFAKLLKRTDVTEDTNFFASGGHSLLAAQLVQSIQKQTGVRLKLSAAFSHPTPAALAELITERGSTR; translated from the coding sequence ATGCCGACCACTGAGGGCACGCGGATCCCCGCGACCCGCAAGGAAGAAGGCCTCTGGCTGCTGGAGCGGCTGGTCCCCGGCGAGGGCGTGAACAACGTGCCGGGCGTCGCGCTCCGGGTCGCGGGCCGGCTCGACCGGGCCGTGCTGCAGGAAGCCGTCGCGCGGATCGTGCGCCGGTACGACGCGCTGCGGACCGTCTTCCACGCCGACGACACCAAGCTGACCAAGGAGGTGCTGCCGGCCATCCCGCTCCGCCTGGAGGGCGAGGACAGCACCGACGTCGACGCCGGCCTGCGCGAGCTGATCACGCGGCCCTTCGCGCTCGACGGCTCCCCGCTGCTGCGCGTCGGCCTCTACCACGGCCCGGAGCACGACTCCGTCGGCGTGGCCGTGCACCACCTGATCTTCGACGGCACCTCGATGTCGATCTTCCTGGAAGAGCTGGCGGCCGCGTACGACGCCGTGCTCGCCGGGGACCTCCCCGACGCCAGCGAGCCCGTCCCGCTCTGGCCGGAGTCCGAGCCGAAGCCGGCCAGCCTCGCGTTCTGGCGCGAGCACCTGCGCGACTTCGACGCGAGCGGCCTCGAACTGTGGTGCGGCGGCCAGGAAAGCGCCCAGCCGACCCTGCGCGGCGAGCAGCTGGTCCGCGCGTTCTCGCCCGCGGCGAAGGACGTCGTCACCGCGCTGCAGAAGGACCTCAAGGCACCCGACGTCGTCCTGCTGCTGGCCGCCTACTACCTGCTGCTGCACGCCCACGGCGCCGGCCCCGACCTCGCCGTCGGCTTCCCGGTGAACGTCCGCAGCCAGCAGGCGCAGCGCGCGATCGGCTACCACGTCAACATCGTCCCGCTGCGCGTCCGCATCGACCCGGCCGAGACGTTCCGGGCGTTCAGCCGCCGGGTGCGCGACCTGTTCTTCGAGGCGATCGCGCACGCGGACGTGCCGATGGACGTCCTGCTGCCCGAGGTCGAGCGCGCCGATTCCTCCTGGCGCACCACGATGTTCCGGCACGTGTTCAACTACCTGCCCTTCGGCGGGCGGGCGGCCACGAGCATCGGCGGCGCGCCCGCCGAAGTCGCCGAGATCGACCCGGGGCACAGCAAGTTCGACCTCGAGTTCGTCATCCTGCCGTCAGCGGACGAGAGCCGCGTCAAGGCGGTGTACGGGGCCGAGGTGCTCGGCGGCGACGACGTCGCCCTGCTGCTGGAGCGCTACGACGCCCTGCTCGTGGCGGCGGCGAGCGCGCCGGACCGGCCGCTGGGCGAGCTGGACGCCTGGGGCGCGACCGACCGCCGCGTGCTGGACGCCGTCGCGAAACCGGCGTCCCCGGACACCGCGCTCACCGCGATCGCGCGCCAGGTGCGGGAAAACCCCGGCGCGCCCGCGCTCGTCACCGACGAGGGCACGACGTCCTACCGCGAACTCTGGCGGGCCGCCTCGGCGGTCACGACCCTGCTCGCCGACGCCGGGACCGGCGCGGGCGACCAGGTCGCCGTGGTCGCCCCGCGCGGGCCCGGGCTCGCGGCCGCGGTGCTCGGCGGCTGGCTGGCCGGCGCCACCGTGACCACCGTGGACCCCGGCCAGGACAACGTCGCCGAAGCCGTGTCGACCGCGAAACTCGTGCTGGGCGCGGCGGAAACCGCGCCGCACGCCTCGATCCCGTGGCGGCCGATCTCGTACGCGGTCACCGTCGCCGTCGAGCCGGACGCCGCGGGGGTGGCCCCGGACACCCCGGCGCTGATCGGCGTGACCCACCGGGAACTCGCCGCGTCCGCCCGGCACAGCGCGGCCCTCGTGCCGCCGGGCCGCCCGGTGCTGTGGCTGACCTCCCCGGCCGCCGGTGCGGCCGTCGCCGAGCTGCTGCTGGCCCTGACCACCGGCGCCCCGCTGGTCGTGGCGCCCGACGCGGCCCGCACCGACGGCCGCCTGCTCGCCGAACTCCTCACCCGCCACGACGTCGGCGTCGTGCACGCCACCCCGGCCGTCTGGTCGCGCGTGGTCGAGCACCTCGGCGAGGCCGTCGGCGGCCGGACCGCGCTGATCGGCGCCGAACCCGCGCCCGCCCCGCTCGTGCGCACCCTGCGCGCGCTCGGGGCCGACGTGCACACGGTGTTTTCCGGCGCCGGTCGCTGGGTGCTCGGCGACGGCATGCCGGTCGCGGGCCTCGAAGCCGACGTCGTCGCGCCGGACGGGCGGCAGCTGCCCCTGGGCGTCCGCGGCGAACTCCGGCTGGACGGCATCGACACGGGCGTGCTCGCGCACTGGCGCACCGACGGGTCCCTGCACGTCCACGGCCCGCGCGAGCGCCAGCTGTCCCTCGGCGGCACCCGCGTCGACCTGGCGACCGTGGAGGACGCCCTGACCGCGTACACCGACGTCGTCGCGGCCGCCGTCACCGCGCGGGTCACCGACGGCGGGACCGAGCTGGTCGCCGTGGTGCAGGCGCCGGACAAGCCGCAGCTGGCCGCCGACCTGGCCCGGCACGCCGAGACGGCCCTGCCGCCGCGGGCCCGCCCGGCCTGGTACCTGCGGGTCGACGCGCTGCCCGAGACCGCCGTCCACACGGTGGACCGGGCGGCGGTCGCCGAGCTGGCCGCCACCGCGGGCCCGGCCGCCGAAGTGCCCGCCGAGGCCGTCACGGACCCGACGACCACCGCCGTCATGGCGTTGTTCGCGAAGCTGCTCAAGCGCACCGACGTCACCGAGGACACGAACTTCTTCGCCAGCGGCGGGCATTCGCTGCTGGCCGCCCAGCTCGTCCAGTCGATCCAGAAGCAGACCGGGGTCCGGCTGAAGCTGTCCGCCGCCTTCTCCCACCCGACGCCGGCCGCGCTGGCGGAGCTGATCACCGAACGCGGGAGCACCCGATGA